The region CGGAGGTGGGTTCTACCCGCCCGACGAGGTCATCGAGCGGGAGACCTCACGGAACCGGGACGCGGTGTTGCAGTTGCTGGAGAACGCGGACTGCATGTACCGGTCGATCGGGAAGGCGACGCAGTACTGCAGCTAGGAGCGGGACAGACCGGTCGGTGGGGAACTGCGGGCCGGATGTGGCTGGTCGCGCAGTTCCCCACGCCCCTTACGGGGCAGTTTCGTCCGGGGCCTCCTCGGAATCCTCACCGTCTTCGAAGTAGGCGTCCAGGACCGCGTCCAGCTGGTCCTCCCACTCCTTGAAGCGCGCCCGGGCCGTCGCCTCGATCTCGATCGGGTACCAGCGACGGTCCGGGGTGTGCACCGTGATGGTGAACCGCTTCCCGAAGCGGGGCGACTCCGTCTCGACGGCGCCGATCTCGTCCCAGCGGAACTCGGCCTCCTGGTCGTCCAGACGCAGCCGTACGCCGCCCTGGTCGGCCTTGATCGAGGCGCGCCGGTCGGACGCCTCGAACACCGGCCCGTCCGGGTCCGGTTCGGGCTCGGAGTCCGAGTCGGATTCGGAGGTGGCCTCCTCTTCGGCCTCGGCGGGCGCCTCCTCGGAGACCTCGTCCTCGGGGGCGGCGTCCTCGACAACCGCCTCCTCGGACGCGACCTCTTCGGAGGCGGTCTCTTCGGACTCGGCCTCCTCGACGGCCGCGTCCTTCGGCTCCGCCTTCGCGGGTGACGTGAGCCCGGGGATGTACGCCGGGTTCACCGCGGCGGCGTCCAGGGGCTGGCTCTTCGAACCTATGCGCTGCTCCACAGCGGGCAGTATGGTCGAAGATCCTGTGTCGGACACAGCCAGCCCCCAAGTTGGCAACGCGACCGTTGTACGAAGACGCCCCGTACCTACACGAACAGGCTCACCACCGCCGCCACCGCGAAGCCCGCCACCGACAGCACCGACTCCAGGACCGTCCAGGTCTTGAGGGTGTCCCGTTCGGAGATGCCGAAGTACTTCGCCACCATCCAGAAGCCGCCGTCGTTGACGTGCGAGGCGAAGATGGAGCCCGCCGAGATCGCCATGATGACCAGGGCGACGAAGGCCTGGGAGTGGTCGCCCTCGGTCAGCAGCGGGGCCACGATGCCGGCCGTGGTGACGATGGCGACCGTCGCCGAGCCCTGGGCGACACGCAGGACCAGGGAGATGAGGTAGGCGAGGACGATCACCGGCAGGCCGACGTCGTTGAAGGTGTCGGAGAGTGCCTGGGCGACCCCGCTGCCCTTGAGGACCGCGCCGAAGACCCCGCCCGCGCCGACCACGAGCAGAATGTTGCCGACCGGCTTCAGCGAGGCCGTGGACACCGTCTCCAGCGACTTGCGGGACCAGCCGCGGCGGATGCCGAGCAGGTAGTACGCCAGCAGCAGCGCGATCGTCAGCGCGACGAAGGGGTGGCCGAAGAACTCGATGACCGAGCGGCCCGTGGAGGGGTCGAAGGCGATCGAGGAGAAGGTCGCGAGCAGGATCAGCACCAGCGGCGTACCGATGATGGCCAGGACCGTGCCGAGCGGCACCGGCTTCTCCTGCGGCGCGACCCCGGCGGCCCGCTGCTCCTCGACCAGCGCGGCCCTCGCCTCGTCGGCGGCCTCGGCCATGTCCTGCGGCACGGGGACGAAGATCCGCCTGCCGATCCACGCGGACCAGGCCCAGGCGGCGAGCACGGCGGGGATGCCGCAGACGATGCCCATGAGGATGACCCAGCCGAGCTGCACGTGGAGCAGTCCCGCGGCGGCGACCGGGCCCGGGTGCGGCGGCAGGAACGCGTGGGTCATGGAAAGACCCGCGAGCAGCGGCAGGCAGTAGAGCAGGATCGACTTGCCGCCGCGCTTGGCGGCCGCGTAGACGATCGGTGCGAGGACGAAGATGCCGACGTCGAAGAAGACGGGGATGCCGAAGATGAGGCCGGTGAGGCCCATGGCGAGGGGCGCCCGCTCCTCACCGAAGAGGTTCAGCAGCCGGGACGCCAACACCTCCGCCCCGCCGCTGACTTCGAGGATCGCGCCGAGCATCGTGCCGAGCCCGATGATGATCGCGATGTGGCCGAGGGTGCCGCCCATGCCGGACTCGATGAGGGAGACGGCGTCGGAGCGCTGGACCGTGCCGAAGAGTTCGGTGACGGAGAGACCGGCCGCGAGGCCGACGGCTATGGAGACCGCGAGCAGCGCCACGAAGGGCTGGAGTCTCGCCTTGATGATCAGGACGAGAAGCAGGGCGATACCGAGCGCGGCGACGGTCAGCAGACCGGCGGTGCCGTGGATGAGGGCGATCAGGCCGCCGGTGTGGGGTGGGGCCGGTGGTGCGGTGGTGGCGGCGAGCAGGGGCAGGGGTGAGGACATGAGCGGAGGACCTCTGCAGTCGGGTAAGTGGGGCATGCGGCTTTCGGGCAGGGGGGATCGCGGCACGGCGTCCCATGGGGATGGACGCCGTGCCGTGATGACGTACGGGGTGCGGGAGTTGGAGGGGGGCGCTCAGCCCAGTACGGCGAGCGCGTCGATCTCGATGAGGAGGCCGGCCGGCAGGCCGACGTAGACCGTGGTGCGGGCGGCGGGGGGCGCGGTGAGGCCCTGCTCCTCGAAATAGGTGTTGTAGATCTGGTTCATCTCGGCGAAGTGGTCGACGTCCGTGAGGTAGACGCGGATCATCATCGCGTCGTCCCAGCTCGCGCCGCCCTCTTCGAGGATCGCCTGGACGTTGGCGAGGGTCTGGAGGGTCTGTTCACGCAGAGTGGGACCGGCGGGCGTGGGCGGCTTGCCCTCCTCGGCCGGGAGGAAGCCGACCTGTCCGGCGACCTGGAGGATGTTCCCCTTCTTCACGCCGTGCGAGAACTTCGCCGGCGGCGTGGTGTGGGTCTTGGGGGTGAGGGCGGTCTTCTCGGTCATGGACGTCGGGCACTCTCTTCCTTGGCTGGGGGCTTGCCGGAGTACTCGTGGCTGATGGCGTCGGCGGTCCGGCGCACCAGCGGGAGCAGGGTGAGGAGTTCGTCGGCGGTGACGACGACGTTCGGCGCGGAGACCGACATCGCGGCGACGACGCGTCCGTCGGCGCCGCGGATGGGGGCCGCGACGCAGTTGATGGACTCCTCGTGGCCACCGAGGTCGGTGGCCCAGCCCTGTTCGCGCACCGTGGCCAACTCCTTGAGGAAGGCAGGTGCGTTGGGGGTCGAACGGGCCGTGTACATGGGGTAGTCGAGCTTGTCCGCGACGGCGCGGCGCTCGGGCTCGGGGAGATCGGCGAGGAGGAGTTTGGCGACGGCGGCGACCGTGATGGCGACCGGCTTCCCGATCCGCGAGTACATGCGCACCGGGTAGCGGCTCTCCACCTTGTCGATGTAGAGGACCTCGTTCTCCTCGTACACCGCGAGGTGGACGGTGTGCCCGCAGGTCTCGTTGAGCCGTACGAGGTGGGGGTGCGCGATCTCGCGGACGTCGAGGTTCTCGACGGCCTCCTGGGCGAGGGCGAAGAGGCGGGCGCCGAGGCGGTAGCGCTGGTCGGACTGGCGGTAGACGAGGCCGTGCTCGTGCAGGGTGCGCAGGAGGCGGAGCGCGGTGGACTTGTGGACGCCGAGGCGGTCGGCGACCTGGCCGAGGTCGGCGGGGCCCTCGGCGAGCAGCGGCAAGATGCTCAGCGCTCGGTCGACGGTCTGGCTCATGGGGTACGTACCTCCTCCTGGGCCCGCGTGACGGCTTCGGTCCAGCCGGGGCCGAGTCGAAGTGTCTCCCACGCGTCGTCGTCCAGAGCGGCCAGCCGGTCGGCGTGGTCGCGGGAGGGGGGTACGGCGAGGTCGCCGTGGACGGTGAGGGCGGCGGCGGCCATGAGGTGGCCGTGCCGGAGCCGGTCCCGGGCGGGCAGTGCGCGCAGGGTGGCGGAGAGGAACCCGGCGGCGAAGGCGTCGCCCGCGCCGACGGCCGCCATCACGTCGACGCGCAGGGCGCGTACGAACGTGGTGGTGTCGGGGGCGTCCTGGGCGGCGCCCGCCGTGGCCCTCTCGAACACGGTCGCTCCGTCCCCGCCCCGCTTGACGACGAGGACGGCGGGTTCCGGCAGCGCGTCGCGGATCGCCCGCGCCCCGCGCAGCCCCCAGGCGGCGCGGGCCTCGTCGTCCCCGACGAACACGATGTCCGCGCCGCGCGCGAGGTCGAGCAGGACGCGCGGCCCGTCGGCGTCGCGCCACAACCCGGCGCGGTGGTTGACGTCGAAGGAGACGAGAGGGCGCCTCGCGCGGGGCGCGGTGAGTTCGCGCATCAGGCCGAGACAGTCCTCGGACAGCGCCGCGGTGATGCCGGACAGGTGCAGTACGCGGCCCGACCGCAGGGCGCCCATGTCCACGTTGTCCCTGTTCATCGCGGAGGCGGCGGATCCGGCCCGGTAGTAGGCGACCTCGTGGGCGTCGCTCGCCCGGTCGCCCGCCGTGCGGAAGTAGATGCCCGTCGGGCGCGCGGGATCCCGTCGTACGGCGGAGGTGTCGACGCCGTACGCGGCGATCGCCTCGACGAGGTGGTCGCCGAACCCGTCGGTGCCGACCCGGCCGACCCAGCGCACGGTGTGCCCGGCCGCGGCGAGCACACACGCCACGTTGGACTCGGCTCCGCCGATCCCCCGCTCGAACGACGGCACATCGGCGAGGCGCCCCGGCCGGGTGGGCAGGAACGTGACCATGGACTCGCCGAGCGCGACGACATCCACGACGTCCGGGGCGTCGACAGGTCCGTTGGGGGTCACGATGTCTGGGGCTCCTCGCTCTCGCGGCCGACGGGGACCGGGCGGCACCGTTGACCCTGCGTTGGCTGGGATGTTAGACAGCAGTAAACGACATACGCAATGACCGTTGCACATGATGCAACAGAGTGCAGCGCACTGGAAGGGATGGCCCCATGACCGCCTCCGAAGCCGCCGCCCGTCTGGCGGCGGACCGTCTCGCCACGGACCGCGTCGACCACCGCTTCAAGGGCCTCCCCCCGGACGCCGAGGGTCTGACCGTCGGTGAGCTGGCCGCCCAGCGCCGCGACCTCTTCACCGGCGGCTTCACCACCCCCGTCCTCGCCCTGTCCGCCGAGCGCCTGACGCACAACCTGGAACTGATGGAGACGTACGCCGTCCGCCACGGCCTCGCCTTCGCCCCGCACGGCAAGACGTCGATGGCCCCCCAGCTGTTCTGGCGGCAGATCGAGCACGGCGCCTGGGGCATCACCCTCGCCGTGCCCCACCAGGTGCGCGTGGCGAGGGAATTCGGGATCGAGCGGATCTTCCTCGCGAACGAACTCGTCGACGCGGCGGCGCTGCGCTGGATCGCGTCCGAGCTGGCGGCCGACCCGGACTTCCGCTTCGTCTGTTACGTCGACTCGGTGCGCGGCGTCGAGCTGATGGACGCGGCGCTGCACGGCTCCACCCGTCCGGTGGACGTGGTCGTCGAGCTCGCCGCCGGCGCGGGGGCCCGCACCGGGGTGCGTACGGAGGCGGAGTGCACGGCGGTCGCGGACGCGGTGGCCGCGACGCGGACCCTGCGGCTGGTCGGCGTGGCCGGTTACGAGGGCGAGGTCCCGGGGGCGGACCCCGAGCGTGTGCACGCCTGGCTGCGGCGGCTGACCGCGCTGGCGGTGGACTTCGACAAGGCGGGCCGGTTCGAAGGAGTGGCGGAGATCGTCGTCAGCGCGGGCGGCAGCGCCTGGTTCGACGCCGTCGCGGACGTCTTCTCCGAGCTCCCCGATCTCTCCCTGCCCGTACTGAAACTGCTGCGTTCGGGCGCGTACGTCTCGCACGACGACGGCCACTACCGTCGGCTGACCCCCTTCACCCGGGTCCCCGAGGAGGGCGCGCTGCACCCCGCGTTCCGCCTCTGGGCCCAGGTCGTCTCCCGGCCCTCCCCCGAGCAGGCCTTCGTCAACGCGGGGAAGCGCGACGCGGCGTACGACCTCGATCTGCCCGAGGTCCAGGTGGTGCGGCGGGACGGTGCCGAGCGGCCGGCGACGGGTCTGACGGTGACCGCGCTCTCCGACCAGCACGCGTGGCTGCGCACGGACCCGGAGGCGGATGTCCAGGTCGGGGACTGGGTGGGCCTCGGGCTGTCCCACCCCTGCACGTCCTTCGACAAGTGGCAGCTGATTCCGCTGGTGGAGGCGGACGGCACGGTCGTGGACTACGTCCGTACGTTCTTCTGAGAGGCCGTTGTGACGAATGTTCCTTGGAGGCCCCTGTGATGGATCTCGTCATCCGCGACGCGGAGGTCGTCGACGGCACCGGCGGCCCCTCGTACCGCGCCGACGTGGGCATCGAGGGCGGCAGGATCACCACCGTGCTCAAGGAGGGGGCGGCGGCCGGCTGTCTGCGGCCGGTCGCCCGGCGGGTCCTTGACGCCGAGGGCCTGGCCCTCTCCCCCGGTTTCATCGACATGCACGCCCACAGCGACCTCGCCCTCCTGCGCGACCCGGACCACAGCGCGAAGGCGGCACAGGGGGTGACCCTGGAGGTCATCGGCCAGGACGGGCTGTCGTACGCGCCGGTCGACGACCGCACCCTCGCGGAGGTCCGGTCCACGATCACCGGCTGGAACGGCCCCGGTGACGACATCGACTTCGGCTGGCGTTCGGTGGGCGAGTACCTGGACCGGCTCGACCACGGCTTCGACGGCGCGGGCATCGCGGTGAACGCCGCGTATCTGATCCCGCAGGGCACCGTCCGGATGCTCGCCGTCGGCTGGGACGACCGACCCGCGACGGCGCGGGAGCTGGAGCGGATGCGGCGACTGGTGGCCGACGGGATGCGCGAGGGCGCCGTCGGCATGTCCTCCGGCCTCACCTACACCCCCGGCATGTACGCCCAGGACGCCGAACTCACCGAGCTGTGCCGGGTGGTGGCGGAGTACGGCGGCTACTACTGCCCCCACCACCGCTCGTACGGGGCGGGCGCCCTGGCGGCGTACGAGGAGATGGTGGCCCTCACCCGCGAGGCGGGCTGCCCGCTCCACCTCGCCCACGCCACCATGAACTTCGGCGTCAACGAGGGCAGGGCCCCGGAGCTGCTGGCCCTCCTGGACGACGCCCTCGCCGCGGGCGCGGACATCAGCCTCGACACGTACCCCTACACCCCCGGCTGCACCACGCTCGTGGCGATGCTGCCGAGCTGGGCGAGCGAGGGCGG is a window of Streptomyces mirabilis DNA encoding:
- a CDS encoding amino acid deaminase, coding for MTASEAAARLAADRLATDRVDHRFKGLPPDAEGLTVGELAAQRRDLFTGGFTTPVLALSAERLTHNLELMETYAVRHGLAFAPHGKTSMAPQLFWRQIEHGAWGITLAVPHQVRVAREFGIERIFLANELVDAAALRWIASELAADPDFRFVCYVDSVRGVELMDAALHGSTRPVDVVVELAAGAGARTGVRTEAECTAVADAVAATRTLRLVGVAGYEGEVPGADPERVHAWLRRLTALAVDFDKAGRFEGVAEIVVSAGGSAWFDAVADVFSELPDLSLPVLKLLRSGAYVSHDDGHYRRLTPFTRVPEEGALHPAFRLWAQVVSRPSPEQAFVNAGKRDAAYDLDLPEVQVVRRDGAERPATGLTVTALSDQHAWLRTDPEADVQVGDWVGLGLSHPCTSFDKWQLIPLVEADGTVVDYVRTFF
- a CDS encoding IclR family transcriptional regulator, giving the protein MSQTVDRALSILPLLAEGPADLGQVADRLGVHKSTALRLLRTLHEHGLVYRQSDQRYRLGARLFALAQEAVENLDVREIAHPHLVRLNETCGHTVHLAVYEENEVLYIDKVESRYPVRMYSRIGKPVAITVAAVAKLLLADLPEPERRAVADKLDYPMYTARSTPNAPAFLKELATVREQGWATDLGGHEESINCVAAPIRGADGRVVAAMSVSAPNVVVTADELLTLLPLVRRTADAISHEYSGKPPAKEESARRP
- a CDS encoding GntP family permease, whose protein sequence is MSSPLPLLAATTAPPAPPHTGGLIALIHGTAGLLTVAALGIALLLVLIIKARLQPFVALLAVSIAVGLAAGLSVTELFGTVQRSDAVSLIESGMGGTLGHIAIIIGLGTMLGAILEVSGGAEVLASRLLNLFGEERAPLAMGLTGLIFGIPVFFDVGIFVLAPIVYAAAKRGGKSILLYCLPLLAGLSMTHAFLPPHPGPVAAAGLLHVQLGWVILMGIVCGIPAVLAAWAWSAWIGRRIFVPVPQDMAEAADEARAALVEEQRAAGVAPQEKPVPLGTVLAIIGTPLVLILLATFSSIAFDPSTGRSVIEFFGHPFVALTIALLLAYYLLGIRRGWSRKSLETVSTASLKPVGNILLVVGAGGVFGAVLKGSGVAQALSDTFNDVGLPVIVLAYLISLVLRVAQGSATVAIVTTAGIVAPLLTEGDHSQAFVALVIMAISAGSIFASHVNDGGFWMVAKYFGISERDTLKTWTVLESVLSVAGFAVAAVVSLFV
- a CDS encoding N-acyl-D-amino-acid deacylase family protein, whose product is MDLVIRDAEVVDGTGGPSYRADVGIEGGRITTVLKEGAAAGCLRPVARRVLDAEGLALSPGFIDMHAHSDLALLRDPDHSAKAAQGVTLEVIGQDGLSYAPVDDRTLAEVRSTITGWNGPGDDIDFGWRSVGEYLDRLDHGFDGAGIAVNAAYLIPQGTVRMLAVGWDDRPATARELERMRRLVADGMREGAVGMSSGLTYTPGMYAQDAELTELCRVVAEYGGYYCPHHRSYGAGALAAYEEMVALTREAGCPLHLAHATMNFGVNEGRAPELLALLDDALAAGADISLDTYPYTPGCTTLVAMLPSWASEGGPEAILARLKDEETAERIRHHMEVIGADGCHGVPIEWDTIEISGVTDPALASYVGSTVRQSADRLGESPWTTARRLLLDDRLGPTILQHVGHEENVRAIMRHRVHTGGSDGILRGDKPHPRAYGTFPQYLGKYVRELGVLSLEECVAHLTGHPAARLRLPDRGLVREGYRADLVLFDPATVAAGSTFEDPRRLPTGIPYVLIDGRFVIEDGRRTDVLAGRAVRRTPR
- a CDS encoding sugar kinase, which translates into the protein MTPNGPVDAPDVVDVVALGESMVTFLPTRPGRLADVPSFERGIGGAESNVACVLAAAGHTVRWVGRVGTDGFGDHLVEAIAAYGVDTSAVRRDPARPTGIYFRTAGDRASDAHEVAYYRAGSAASAMNRDNVDMGALRSGRVLHLSGITAALSEDCLGLMRELTAPRARRPLVSFDVNHRAGLWRDADGPRVLLDLARGADIVFVGDDEARAAWGLRGARAIRDALPEPAVLVVKRGGDGATVFERATAGAAQDAPDTTTFVRALRVDVMAAVGAGDAFAAGFLSATLRALPARDRLRHGHLMAAAALTVHGDLAVPPSRDHADRLAALDDDAWETLRLGPGWTEAVTRAQEEVRTP
- a CDS encoding RidA family protein, yielding MTEKTALTPKTHTTPPAKFSHGVKKGNILQVAGQVGFLPAEEGKPPTPAGPTLREQTLQTLANVQAILEEGGASWDDAMMIRVYLTDVDHFAEMNQIYNTYFEEQGLTAPPAARTTVYVGLPAGLLIEIDALAVLG